The Phycisphaerae bacterium genome window below encodes:
- a CDS encoding alpha/beta fold hydrolase yields MTGHLALASLGIDGLWVTISHNWALTSILLTIVLLIVVPALILGKYVRISLNILRDTEPPFSMVQTGFIPLRGEDRDFFAADGIRLRGTLIRPVGRRSRGCIIFAPEFKSTRHSAARYCRQLVAAGYDIFTFDFRGHGDSAQEEGYTPRQWPSDREVMDMVAAITVTEQWLEEQGRPIEIGLFGISRGACASILAAEICPSVKTIVCDGAFSSDCTLEYLMRKLASVFAKVKVLYENHPPEFWRFLRWCVVLTCRFKFKCRFPSVRKALGRMRPTPILFIHGERDSYIPVDQSRLLYALAPQPRYLWIVARAKHNQSVDLQPEQYCRHSTHFFDRYLSREFEPDNMFVKARFGELARSERAFHHISVAAGREPTVDMRGRVVPEVLDDAEPELQAAPVDVSNN; encoded by the coding sequence TTGACCGGACACCTCGCGCTGGCATCGCTGGGAATCGATGGGTTGTGGGTGACCATATCCCACAACTGGGCATTGACGTCGATCCTGCTCACGATCGTGCTTCTGATCGTCGTTCCGGCGCTGATTCTCGGTAAATACGTTCGAATCAGCCTCAATATTCTCCGCGATACCGAACCGCCGTTCTCGATGGTCCAGACGGGCTTCATTCCGTTGCGTGGTGAGGATCGGGACTTCTTCGCGGCCGACGGAATTCGATTGCGGGGCACGCTGATCCGGCCGGTTGGTCGCCGTTCACGCGGCTGCATTATTTTCGCACCGGAGTTCAAGAGCACGCGGCACAGTGCCGCGCGGTACTGCCGGCAGCTGGTTGCCGCGGGGTATGACATCTTCACGTTTGACTTTCGGGGGCACGGCGATTCGGCGCAGGAGGAGGGCTATACGCCGCGACAGTGGCCGAGCGATCGCGAAGTGATGGACATGGTTGCGGCGATTACCGTGACCGAGCAATGGCTGGAGGAACAGGGCCGGCCGATCGAGATCGGATTGTTTGGAATCTCGCGCGGTGCGTGCGCGTCGATTCTTGCGGCAGAAATCTGTCCTTCGGTGAAGACGATCGTGTGCGACGGAGCGTTTTCCTCCGACTGCACCCTTGAATACCTGATGCGAAAACTCGCAAGCGTGTTCGCGAAGGTCAAGGTGCTTTACGAGAATCATCCGCCGGAGTTCTGGCGATTCCTTCGCTGGTGCGTGGTGTTGACGTGCCGATTCAAGTTTAAATGCAGGTTTCCCTCCGTGCGCAAGGCGCTCGGACGGATGCGGCCGACGCCGATCCTGTTTATTCATGGCGAGCGAGACAGCTACATTCCAGTGGACCAGTCCCGCTTGCTTTACGCCCTTGCGCCGCAGCCGCGGTATCTCTGGATCGTCGCACGCGCCAAGCACAATCAATCCGTGGACCTGCAACCGGAGCAATATTGTCGCCATTCGACGCATTTCTTCGATCGCTATCTCTCTCGAGAATTTGAACCCGATAACATGTTCGTGAAGGCGCGATTCGGCGAACTTGCTCGCAGCGAACGGGCGTTCCACCATATCTCCGTGGCGGCCGGACGCGAGCCGACCGTCGACATGCGAGGCCGCGTCGTTCCCGAGGTGTTGGACGATGCCGAACCCGAGCTTCAGGCTGCACCGGTCGACGTGAGCAATAACTAG